In Gemmata obscuriglobus, a single genomic region encodes these proteins:
- a CDS encoding FKBP-type peptidyl-prolyl cis-trans isomerase has protein sequence MRLTTMFAVCAALTVVPFAAGEDKKLERPALDSKEWKKTKSGLEIWDVKEGTGEAVKPGATVTIHYTGWLTDDKATKFDSSLDRGKKATFPLGRLIKGWQEGIPGMKPGGVRRLRIPADLAYGDEDKGIIPAGSTLVFEIELFEAK, from the coding sequence ATGCGTCTGACGACGATGTTCGCCGTGTGCGCGGCGCTCACGGTGGTGCCGTTCGCGGCCGGTGAGGACAAGAAGCTCGAGCGCCCGGCGCTCGACTCGAAGGAGTGGAAGAAGACCAAGTCCGGGCTGGAGATCTGGGACGTGAAGGAGGGAACGGGCGAGGCGGTGAAACCCGGCGCGACCGTGACGATCCACTACACCGGCTGGCTCACCGACGATAAGGCGACCAAATTCGACAGCAGCCTGGACCGCGGGAAGAAGGCGACCTTTCCGCTGGGCCGTCTCATCAAGGGGTGGCAGGAGGGCATTCCGGGGATGAAGCCGGGCGGCGTCCGGCGGCTCCGGATCCCCGCGGACCTGGCCTACGGCGACGAGGACAAGGGCATCATACCCGCCGGCTCCACGCTGGTGTTCGAGATCGAACTGTTCGAGGCGAAGTGA
- a CDS encoding PQQ-binding-like beta-propeller repeat protein, protein MIRSLAALALAFAPALTLSAADWPQFLGPNRDGSTPESVAPWAAPLKPLWKQPVGEAHSSPVVADGLVYAFYQPKGKNADALAAFDAKTGELKWEKSYDRAEFKPLFGNGPRGTPAVSNGKVFTYGGTGIAACWDAKTGALEWKVDTLKEFNAKNLFFGVSTSPLVVNDQVILLVGGKGAGVVALEAKTGKPAWKATDEAASYSSPVRAGKQLVFLTGGNLLGLSETGEKLWAVPFEGKVGDLIESSATPLVVGDLVIGSTVTGGAIGLKVTESGGKYATKQEWFSKPLTCYFSTPVAVGDYLYMVNGTVSFSNPTITLRCVELKTGKVAWEKKNVGKYHAAIVKCGPAGKETLLMLDDAGAVTLFEANPKEFKELAKSKACGNTWAHPALVDGRLYLRDEKELLCFELK, encoded by the coding sequence ATGATACGCTCCCTTGCCGCGCTCGCCCTCGCGTTCGCCCCTGCGCTCACGCTTTCCGCCGCCGACTGGCCGCAGTTCCTCGGGCCGAACCGCGACGGCAGCACCCCCGAGTCCGTGGCGCCGTGGGCCGCCCCCCTCAAGCCGCTCTGGAAGCAACCGGTCGGCGAGGCGCACAGTTCCCCGGTGGTCGCGGACGGACTCGTGTACGCCTTCTACCAACCGAAGGGGAAGAACGCCGACGCGCTCGCCGCGTTCGACGCCAAGACCGGCGAACTGAAGTGGGAAAAGAGCTACGACCGGGCCGAGTTCAAGCCGCTGTTCGGCAACGGTCCGCGCGGCACCCCCGCGGTCAGCAACGGGAAGGTGTTCACCTACGGGGGCACCGGGATCGCCGCGTGCTGGGACGCCAAAACCGGCGCGCTCGAGTGGAAGGTGGACACCCTGAAGGAGTTCAACGCCAAGAACCTGTTCTTCGGCGTCTCGACCTCGCCGCTGGTGGTCAACGATCAGGTGATCCTGCTGGTGGGCGGTAAGGGCGCCGGCGTCGTGGCGCTCGAGGCCAAGACCGGCAAACCGGCGTGGAAGGCGACCGACGAGGCCGCCAGCTACTCGTCCCCCGTGCGGGCCGGCAAGCAGCTCGTGTTCCTCACCGGCGGGAACCTGCTCGGGCTGTCCGAAACGGGCGAGAAGCTGTGGGCCGTTCCCTTCGAGGGCAAGGTGGGCGACCTGATCGAGTCGTCCGCCACCCCGCTCGTGGTGGGCGACCTGGTCATCGGCAGCACCGTGACCGGCGGCGCGATCGGGCTGAAGGTCACCGAGAGCGGCGGCAAGTACGCCACCAAGCAGGAGTGGTTCAGCAAGCCGCTCACGTGCTACTTCTCGACCCCCGTGGCGGTCGGCGACTACCTGTACATGGTGAACGGCACCGTGTCGTTCAGCAACCCGACGATCACGCTCCGGTGCGTCGAACTGAAGACCGGGAAGGTGGCGTGGGAGAAGAAGAACGTCGGCAAGTACCACGCGGCGATCGTGAAGTGCGGCCCCGCGGGCAAGGAAACGCTCCTGATGCTCGACGACGCCGGCGCGGTAACTCTGTTCGAGGCGAACCCGAAGGAGTTCAAGGAACTGGCCAAAAGCAAGGCGTGCGGGAACACCTGGGCGCACCCGGCGCTCGTGGACGGGCGGCTCTACCTGCGCGACGAAAAGGAACTGCTCTGCTTCGAGTTGAAGTGA
- a CDS encoding YkgJ family cysteine cluster protein — translation MADSQTGGAEPGPWYKDGLAFECTQCGDCCTGAPGFVWVTDEELAAIAAKLGEPVDEARDRLTRRARGRRTLRERPNGDCVLLDAKRGCTVYGVRPAQCRTWPFWESNVETPEDWKRTCDICPGSGRGEVIPVEEISRRLKVIKM, via the coding sequence GTGGCAGACAGTCAAACCGGCGGGGCCGAACCGGGGCCGTGGTACAAGGACGGGCTGGCGTTCGAGTGCACCCAGTGCGGGGACTGCTGCACCGGCGCGCCCGGGTTCGTGTGGGTCACCGACGAGGAACTCGCCGCGATCGCCGCGAAACTCGGCGAGCCGGTGGACGAGGCCCGCGACCGCCTCACCCGCCGCGCACGCGGGCGCCGCACGCTCCGCGAGCGGCCCAACGGCGACTGCGTCCTGCTCGACGCCAAGCGGGGCTGCACCGTGTACGGCGTGCGCCCCGCCCAGTGCCGCACGTGGCCGTTCTGGGAGAGCAACGTCGAAACCCCCGAGGACTGGAAGCGCACCTGCGACATCTGCCCGGGCTCGGGCCGAGGCGAGGTCATTCCGGTCGAAGAGATTTCCCGCCGGCTCAAGGTCATCAAGATGTGA
- a CDS encoding beta-ketoacyl-ACP synthase III produces the protein MTPQFGVALRGTGSALPTRVVPNQEFTDVLGLDTSDEWIRTRTGIRERRFAGPGDTSATLGTAAARAALASAGLTAADLDLIVCATVTPDLMCPATAALIQAGLGTRPIPAFDLSAACSGFLYALSVGAQFIYTGAARHALLVGADVLSRTLDFTDRNSCILFGDGAGAVVLSAAPPADNSIRALRLYCDGSRQELIQVPSKVTPTPPPGTSLPRLDHIRISGREVFRFAVTRMVELIERAEHDVCELGLPGVDVLIPHQVNQRIIDAALESTGFPRDKVMVNLDRYGNTSAASVPIALDEALRTGRCKRGDTVLLVAFGGGLTWSSALVTL, from the coding sequence ATGACTCCACAGTTCGGGGTAGCTCTCCGCGGCACGGGCAGCGCCCTACCCACCCGCGTCGTCCCCAACCAAGAGTTCACCGACGTTCTGGGATTGGACACGTCCGACGAGTGGATCCGCACCCGCACCGGCATCCGCGAGCGCCGGTTCGCCGGCCCCGGCGACACCTCGGCCACGCTCGGCACCGCCGCCGCCCGCGCCGCCCTCGCGTCCGCCGGGCTGACCGCCGCCGACCTCGACCTGATCGTGTGCGCCACCGTCACCCCGGACCTGATGTGCCCGGCCACCGCGGCGCTGATTCAGGCGGGACTGGGCACCCGCCCGATCCCCGCGTTCGACCTCAGCGCCGCGTGCTCGGGGTTCCTGTACGCCCTGTCGGTGGGGGCGCAGTTCATTTACACCGGGGCGGCCCGGCACGCGCTGCTCGTCGGGGCCGACGTGCTGTCCCGGACCCTCGACTTCACCGACCGCAACTCGTGCATCCTGTTCGGCGACGGGGCCGGGGCGGTGGTGCTGAGCGCCGCCCCGCCGGCCGACAACAGCATCCGCGCGCTGCGGCTCTACTGCGACGGCTCGCGCCAGGAGCTGATCCAGGTGCCGAGCAAGGTCACCCCCACCCCGCCGCCCGGCACGTCCCTGCCGCGGCTCGATCACATCCGGATCAGCGGGCGCGAGGTGTTCCGGTTCGCCGTCACGCGGATGGTGGAACTCATCGAGCGGGCCGAACACGACGTGTGCGAACTGGGGCTGCCCGGGGTCGACGTGCTGATCCCCCACCAGGTGAACCAGCGGATCATCGATGCGGCGCTGGAATCGACCGGGTTCCCGCGGGACAAGGTGATGGTGAACCTGGACCGGTACGGGAACACGTCGGCCGCGAGCGTGCCGATCGCGCTCGACGAGGCGCTCCGGACGGGCCGGTGCAAGCGCGGGGACACGGTGCTGCTGGTCGCGTTCGGCGGCGGGCTGACGTGGAGCAGCGCGCTCGTGACCCTTTAA
- a CDS encoding KAP family P-loop NTPase fold protein, giving the protein MDLVIAPPTRRYHARGGGARMSAPTFLSDEPTLTDLLTRMDLVRQVGDTAAGCHPPCVLGVHGDWGAGKTSFLHILHHYLTGTCPPLDGLDRGVVMTEHWPQEWQPKDHVAVIWFEAWRYQHEPAPVVALLHEIRAQLPTASKLFDSAKKIGEVSVKSALFAMEWLTKRVGVQASKVQEIGEKWEKEHFAEQLPSHTLRQFLEDTLRRLLPQVNSARVVVLIDDLDRCEAQAAYRLLEGIKIYLNLPNCVFVLGVNQTVIEQSLAEQMAKEKAEKPSDEARLRARDYMDKICKNYWHLPACANFEALVNRWLRDAGVADLAAKDGQKLAPGTLGLLIQQHKCLPANPRRIKSFVNTLARFLAHAARSGSLDTPVPELCVVLAYLHQFNPELYRVLEWHGQEFFNLIAQWCENPGITATHDLFKDLKPADVPGAAAAAPTPGAAAFPSTFPDPARGNVFRIQSLVRFLKSQASPGLTTDIFKQCLIRGAV; this is encoded by the coding sequence GTGGATCTGGTTATTGCTCCCCCAACCCGTCGCTATCATGCACGGGGAGGAGGAGCACGAATGTCTGCGCCCACATTCCTGTCCGACGAGCCTACACTGACAGACCTGCTCACCCGCATGGACCTCGTCCGGCAGGTAGGCGACACGGCCGCCGGTTGCCACCCACCGTGCGTGCTCGGCGTGCATGGCGACTGGGGTGCCGGAAAGACCAGCTTCCTCCACATCCTCCACCACTACCTCACCGGCACCTGTCCACCGCTCGACGGGCTCGACCGTGGTGTGGTGATGACCGAGCATTGGCCGCAAGAATGGCAACCGAAAGACCACGTTGCGGTAATCTGGTTCGAGGCGTGGCGGTATCAACACGAGCCCGCGCCAGTAGTCGCGCTGCTGCACGAGATTCGCGCGCAACTGCCTACCGCCAGCAAACTGTTCGATTCGGCCAAGAAGATTGGCGAGGTGTCGGTCAAGTCCGCACTGTTTGCGATGGAGTGGCTCACCAAGCGGGTCGGGGTGCAGGCTTCCAAGGTACAAGAGATCGGCGAGAAATGGGAGAAAGAACATTTCGCCGAGCAACTTCCCTCGCACACGCTCCGCCAGTTCCTTGAAGACACCCTGCGCCGCCTGCTCCCGCAGGTCAACAGCGCCCGCGTGGTGGTGCTGATCGACGACCTGGACCGGTGCGAGGCTCAGGCCGCGTATCGGTTGCTGGAGGGCATCAAAATCTATCTGAACCTGCCGAATTGCGTGTTTGTATTGGGCGTTAATCAGACAGTAATTGAGCAGAGCTTGGCAGAGCAGATGGCCAAAGAAAAGGCCGAGAAACCGAGCGATGAAGCCCGGCTCCGTGCCCGCGACTACATGGACAAGATCTGCAAGAATTATTGGCACTTGCCTGCGTGCGCCAATTTTGAGGCGCTCGTGAACCGGTGGCTCCGGGACGCCGGCGTGGCCGATTTGGCAGCGAAAGACGGGCAGAAACTTGCGCCGGGCACGCTGGGGTTACTGATTCAGCAGCACAAGTGTCTGCCAGCGAACCCGCGACGGATCAAATCGTTCGTGAACACCTTGGCACGGTTCCTCGCGCACGCCGCCCGGTCCGGTTCGTTGGACACCCCTGTGCCCGAGTTGTGTGTAGTGCTCGCGTACCTGCACCAGTTTAACCCAGAACTGTATCGAGTGCTGGAATGGCACGGCCAAGAGTTTTTTAACCTCATCGCGCAGTGGTGTGAGAACCCCGGGATAACGGCTACTCACGACCTGTTCAAGGATCTGAAGCCAGCGGACGTGCCGGGTGCCGCTGCTGCGGCGCCGACGCCCGGCGCCGCAGCGTTCCCGTCCACGTTTCCGGACCCAGCTCGGGGAAACGTATTCCGCATCCAGTCGCTTGTCCGGTTCCTGAAGAGCCAAGCGTCGCCCGGTCTCACCACCGACATTTTTAAGCAGTGCCTGATCCGGGGGGCTGTATGA
- a CDS encoding NACHT domain-containing protein, producing MNTRRTATRPDLPDPNNDPRLLAYLRSVNDWHGYMRFLGLPHLHETPDEPLSRLFVEPYVHGAYHRADEPTKAWEKGRHRLIDLFDAKNPNVVLLGDPGAGKSTLLNWVAWNFTRWDGGEWLDKFGPMVPIPLVIRELAVTRDITWNSLCDKFLEHGVAKDKLTRTEFDAIFARGQAFVLVDGLDELSDLEVRKALRAAIAEGIARAQFPRINKDRHLPPWLLTSRIVGYDEVPYDVPTDWSSPEQDADSEESVTRSAETLSGRTNVLLAPARGLSGELMVPMRRAYCCPFDDRQVDQFARTWFMARETKGTTEGTRLASEFLSRLRSEGGPLALARIPNLLTLFALVYKVQLDLPHGRAKLYDKVAEAYLESIDKSRGFLPRFTRDRMEMWLAFVAFHLQTRRAANAKQRSRQQAREILIGREELLKLLVDEMPKVGGAPSRSEAEQFLDYVARRSGLLLPRGEGRYAFMHLSFQEYFAARCLENQIASPKWVRGRDLYPGTSRDSLNDYADSAAWTETMLLLFERLSERPQWAEELREALFGPRYELPNDDTVSESRVRLLAEILIDPYTGLESHERERDLLTIIGWMLHSQQREPSKKRHENALPVILRRSGFDPDKRLEMLWTQIRRGLSLRRLVLSKTDIADLSPLAPLTALEELDLSGCAGVSDLSPLANLTALRFLDLSGCAGGADLSPLANLTALRFLDLSGCAGVSDLAPLANLTALEGLNLRGCAGVSDLSPLANLTGLRHLNLSGCAGWADLSPLANLTGLRHLNLNGCTGVSDLSPLAPLTALEELDLSGCAGVSDLSPLANLTALEGLDLSGCAGVSDLSPLAPHTALRFLDLSGCAGVSCLSPLAPHTALRFLDLSGCAGVSDLSPLANLTALEDLDLSGCAGVSDLSPLANLTALEGLDLSGCTGVLDLSPLAPLTALQFLDLGGCASALSIPDELQRRGVVIMRPSA from the coding sequence ATGAACACGCGCAGAACCGCAACCCGGCCGGACCTGCCGGACCCGAACAACGACCCGCGGTTGCTCGCGTACCTGCGGTCGGTGAACGACTGGCACGGGTACATGCGTTTCCTTGGGTTGCCGCACCTGCACGAAACCCCGGATGAGCCACTGTCGCGGTTGTTCGTGGAGCCTTACGTTCACGGTGCGTACCACCGCGCCGATGAGCCCACGAAAGCGTGGGAAAAGGGGCGGCACCGGCTGATCGACCTGTTCGATGCGAAGAACCCGAATGTCGTACTGTTGGGCGACCCCGGTGCCGGCAAATCGACGCTATTGAACTGGGTAGCGTGGAACTTTACCCGCTGGGATGGGGGAGAGTGGCTGGACAAGTTCGGTCCAATGGTGCCGATTCCACTCGTAATCCGCGAACTGGCTGTTACCCGCGACATCACCTGGAACTCGTTGTGTGACAAGTTTCTGGAGCATGGCGTCGCGAAGGACAAGCTCACCCGTACTGAGTTCGATGCAATATTTGCACGTGGGCAGGCGTTCGTACTGGTGGACGGGTTGGATGAACTGTCCGATCTGGAGGTACGAAAGGCATTGAGGGCAGCAATTGCTGAGGGCATCGCGCGAGCACAATTTCCGCGGATTAATAAGGACAGGCATCTGCCACCCTGGCTTCTAACCTCGCGCATAGTCGGATACGACGAGGTACCATACGACGTCCCCACGGATTGGTCCTCACCTGAGCAGGATGCCGATTCAGAAGAGAGCGTCACTCGATCAGCCGAGACGCTCTCTGGACGGACGAACGTACTGTTGGCACCGGCCCGAGGGCTGAGCGGAGAATTAATGGTTCCAATGCGTCGAGCGTATTGCTGCCCGTTCGACGACAGACAGGTAGATCAGTTTGCACGAACGTGGTTCATGGCGAGAGAGACTAAAGGTACGACCGAAGGTACACGCCTTGCAAGCGAGTTCCTCAGCCGGCTGCGATCTGAAGGAGGGCCACTTGCGTTGGCTCGAATTCCGAACCTACTCACGCTGTTCGCGCTGGTGTACAAGGTGCAACTTGACCTGCCCCATGGTCGGGCGAAACTGTACGACAAAGTTGCCGAAGCATACCTGGAGTCGATCGACAAGTCACGCGGATTTCTCCCCAGATTTACCCGTGACCGGATGGAAATGTGGCTAGCGTTCGTCGCATTCCACCTCCAAACCCGCCGTGCCGCGAACGCAAAGCAAAGAAGCCGCCAGCAAGCGCGGGAAATCCTTATCGGACGAGAAGAACTGCTCAAGCTTCTCGTCGATGAGATGCCAAAAGTGGGTGGCGCCCCGAGCCGCTCCGAGGCAGAGCAATTCCTTGATTATGTTGCTCGGCGTAGCGGGCTCTTGCTACCCAGGGGCGAGGGGCGATATGCGTTCATGCATTTGTCATTCCAAGAGTATTTTGCCGCTCGATGCCTTGAGAATCAAATTGCCTCTCCAAAGTGGGTGCGAGGCCGCGATCTGTACCCAGGCACATCGCGCGACTCGCTGAACGACTATGCCGATAGTGCGGCGTGGACTGAAACGATGCTACTTTTGTTCGAGCGATTGAGTGAGAGGCCGCAGTGGGCTGAGGAGTTGCGAGAAGCGCTGTTCGGTCCCCGGTATGAGCTACCCAATGATGACACGGTTTCAGAATCGCGAGTACGACTGCTAGCGGAAATACTGATCGACCCCTACACTGGGTTGGAATCTCACGAACGCGAGCGAGATTTGCTGACAATCATTGGCTGGATGTTGCACAGCCAACAGCGAGAGCCCTCCAAAAAGCGGCACGAAAACGCTCTGCCAGTTATTCTCCGGCGCTCAGGGTTCGATCCCGACAAACGCCTTGAGATGCTCTGGACCCAAATACGCCGAGGACTATCTCTTCGACGTCTTGTGTTGAGCAAAACAGATATAGCTGATCTGTCCCCTCTAGCACCCCTTACGGCGTTAGAGGAGCTGGATCTGAGCGGCTGTGCGGGGGTATCGGACCTGTCCCCGCTGGCCAATCTCACCGCCTTACGGTTCCTGGACCTGAGCGGCTGCGCGGGGGGGGCAGACCTGTCCCCGCTGGCCAATCTCACCGCCTTACGGTTCCTGGACCTGAGCGGCTGCGCGGGGGTGTCGGACCTGGCCCCGCTGGCCAACCTCACGGCGTTAGAGGGCCTGAACCTGCGCGGCTGCGCGGGGGTGTCGGACCTGTCCCCGCTGGCCAACCTCACGGGATTGCGGCACCTGAACCTGAGCGGCTGTGCGGGGTGGGCGGACCTGTCCCCGCTGGCCAACCTCACGGGATTGCGGCACCTGAACCTGAACGGCTGCACGGGGGTGTCGGACCTGTCCCCGCTAGCACCCCTTACGGCGTTAGAGGAGCTGGACCTGAGCGGCTGTGCGGGGGTATCGGACCTGTCCCCGCTGGCCAACCTCACGGCGTTAGAGGGCCTGGACCTGAGTGGCTGCGCGGGGGTGTCAGACCTGTCCCCGCTGGCACCACACACCGCCTTACGGTTCCTGGACCTGAGCGGCTGTGCGGGGGTGTCGTGCCTGTCCCCACTGGCACCACACACCGCCTTACGGTTCCTGGACCTGAGCGGCTGTGCGGGTGTGTCGGACCTGTCCCCGCTGGCCAACCTCACGGCGTTAGAGGACCTGGACCTGAGCGGCTGCGCGGGTGTGTCGGACCTGTCCCCGCTGGCCAACCTCACGGCGTTAGAAGGCCTGGACCTGAGTGGCTGCACGGGGGTGTTGGACCTGTCCCCGCTGGCACCACTCACCGCCCTACAGTTCCTGGACCTGGGCGGCTGCGCAAGTGCATTAAGTATCCCTGACGAGCTACAGCGCCGTGGTGTTGTGATAATGAGGCCATCGGCGTAG
- a CDS encoding sigma-70 family RNA polymerase sigma factor, which produces MSARTPFLNPLLALDDRTLLARFAEQHDEDAFEQLVKRHGRLVFGVCRRAVRDAHLAEDAFQAVFLVLARAPQKAVEAASVGGWLFGTARRVGSAARRHEHRRERREARAAQPAAEAGAPGSDFSDLLCVLDEELGTMPEEMRAALVACFLEERTQDEAARELGWSVSTLRRRLESGKELLRSRLARRGVTLGAGLLVGGLGAPARAAVPALKPSPAATVLANEVLVRGVGLKAAALLTSVALAVGGLAHGFASDAAPTASAQATAPAEVAPHTAERVPWATVSGRVVFPKGHAAPNPTALATAALKDASVWEPFAPLFDEGVRVNAGNRGIADAVVWLRPDSTDRRAEFPAERVHPALAGARPQTHAVIAAAGQFRPRVVAARAGDAVVFENRLPVPTNVHYAPTDDGARDFNVLLGKGVAHTAKPLPALRVPDVYRSDIYPWMRGCVWAFDHPYFAVTGADGRFELKGVPAGAWRLVVWHEVAGYRAASRLGAKLTVPDGGSGPIELGPIEFESDDWPTP; this is translated from the coding sequence ATGTCCGCTCGCACCCCGTTTTTGAACCCGCTCCTCGCGCTCGACGACCGCACGCTGCTGGCGCGGTTCGCGGAGCAGCACGACGAGGACGCGTTCGAGCAGCTCGTGAAGCGGCACGGCCGCCTCGTGTTCGGCGTGTGCCGCCGGGCGGTCCGCGACGCCCACCTCGCCGAGGACGCGTTCCAGGCCGTGTTCCTGGTACTCGCCCGCGCGCCGCAGAAGGCGGTCGAGGCGGCGTCCGTCGGCGGGTGGCTGTTCGGGACCGCGCGGCGGGTCGGGTCGGCCGCCCGCCGGCACGAGCACCGGCGCGAGCGGCGCGAGGCCCGCGCCGCTCAGCCGGCGGCGGAAGCGGGCGCCCCGGGCAGCGATTTCAGCGACCTCCTGTGCGTCCTCGACGAAGAGCTGGGAACGATGCCCGAGGAGATGCGGGCGGCGCTGGTCGCGTGCTTCCTCGAAGAGCGCACCCAGGACGAGGCGGCGCGCGAACTGGGGTGGAGCGTCAGCACCCTGCGCCGCCGACTCGAAAGCGGCAAGGAACTCCTGCGCTCGCGCCTCGCCCGCCGGGGCGTGACGCTCGGGGCGGGGCTGCTCGTGGGCGGACTCGGGGCGCCGGCGCGGGCCGCGGTCCCGGCACTGAAGCCGTCTCCGGCGGCGACGGTACTCGCGAACGAGGTGCTGGTCCGGGGAGTCGGGCTGAAGGCGGCCGCGCTACTGACCTCGGTGGCGCTCGCGGTCGGCGGGCTGGCGCACGGGTTCGCGAGCGACGCCGCGCCGACCGCTTCCGCGCAGGCCACGGCCCCCGCGGAAGTGGCCCCGCACACCGCCGAGCGCGTTCCGTGGGCGACCGTGTCGGGCCGAGTCGTGTTCCCGAAGGGGCACGCGGCGCCGAACCCGACGGCCCTGGCGACGGCGGCGCTCAAGGACGCGAGCGTGTGGGAGCCGTTCGCCCCTCTGTTCGACGAGGGCGTCCGCGTGAACGCGGGCAACCGCGGGATCGCGGACGCTGTCGTCTGGCTGCGACCGGACTCGACCGACCGCCGGGCCGAGTTCCCGGCCGAGCGGGTTCACCCTGCGCTCGCCGGCGCGAGGCCGCAGACGCACGCGGTAATCGCGGCGGCCGGGCAGTTCCGCCCCCGCGTGGTTGCGGCCCGGGCCGGCGACGCGGTGGTGTTCGAGAACCGGCTCCCGGTGCCGACCAACGTCCACTACGCCCCGACCGACGACGGCGCCCGCGACTTCAACGTGCTGCTCGGAAAGGGCGTGGCGCACACTGCCAAGCCGCTCCCGGCCCTGCGCGTCCCGGACGTGTACCGCTCGGACATCTACCCGTGGATGCGCGGCTGCGTGTGGGCGTTCGACCACCCGTACTTCGCCGTCACGGGCGCCGACGGGCGGTTCGAGCTGAAGGGCGTGCCCGCGGGCGCGTGGCGCCTTGTCGTGTGGCACGAGGTTGCCGGCTACCGCGCCGCGAGCCGACTCGGCGCAAAACTCACCGTTCCCGACGGCGGGAGCGGCCCCATCGAACTCGGCCCGATCGAGTTCGAGAGCGACGACTGGCCGACTCCGTAA
- a CDS encoding type I phosphomannose isomerase catalytic subunit → MARPPLYPLRFDPIFTTNLWGGRRLPAYLNRTVSHDDPVGEAWVLSDVDGSPSRVTDGPLAGRTLRELLADAPERVVGGAKAPQGRFPLLLKFLDARQELSVQVHPNDQQAALLGPGKFGKTEAWVVLDRDPATSRLYAGFAEGVCASAFRAALDAKTTPGTLHSFTPEVGDCVFLEAGTVHAIGADLLLFEVQQTSDITYRLYDWDRVDAKTKQPRQLHIDEGLGCADFGRGPCHPVRPSAAADGAARRETLVSCEYFTLERRTGAAPFRAGAADACRAVVCVGGSGALEWGGNSYPLRTGDVYLLPAEVGAVTAVPATQLTLLECGLPA, encoded by the coding sequence ATGGCGCGCCCGCCGCTCTACCCGCTCCGGTTCGACCCGATCTTCACCACCAACCTGTGGGGCGGCCGGCGCCTCCCGGCGTACCTGAATCGCACCGTCAGTCACGACGACCCGGTGGGCGAGGCGTGGGTGCTCAGCGACGTGGACGGGAGCCCCAGCCGCGTCACCGACGGGCCGCTCGCCGGGCGCACGCTGCGCGAGCTGCTCGCCGACGCCCCGGAGCGCGTGGTGGGCGGTGCGAAGGCCCCGCAGGGGCGGTTCCCGCTGCTGCTCAAGTTCCTCGACGCCCGCCAGGAACTGTCCGTCCAGGTCCACCCGAACGACCAGCAGGCGGCGCTGCTCGGCCCCGGGAAGTTCGGCAAGACCGAGGCCTGGGTGGTGCTGGACCGCGACCCCGCGACCAGTCGGCTGTACGCCGGGTTCGCCGAGGGCGTGTGCGCGTCCGCCTTCCGCGCCGCGCTCGACGCGAAAACCACCCCGGGCACGCTGCACAGCTTCACCCCCGAGGTCGGCGACTGCGTGTTCCTCGAGGCCGGCACCGTCCACGCAATCGGGGCGGACCTGCTGCTGTTCGAGGTGCAGCAGACGAGCGACATCACGTACCGGCTCTACGACTGGGACCGCGTGGACGCGAAGACCAAGCAGCCGCGGCAGCTCCACATTGATGAGGGGCTGGGGTGCGCGGACTTCGGCCGCGGCCCGTGCCACCCGGTGCGCCCGTCGGCGGCGGCGGACGGCGCCGCCCGGCGCGAGACACTGGTGTCGTGCGAGTACTTCACGCTGGAGCGGCGGACGGGCGCCGCGCCGTTCCGCGCCGGGGCGGCGGACGCGTGCCGCGCGGTCGTGTGCGTCGGCGGCAGCGGGGCGCTGGAGTGGGGCGGGAACAGTTACCCGCTCCGCACCGGCGACGTGTACCTGCTCCCCGCCGAAGTGGGCGCCGTGACGGCCGTTCCGGCGACCCAACTCACGCTCCTCGAATGCGGCCTTCCGGCTTGA